In the Leptolyngbya sp. SIO1E4 genome, one interval contains:
- a CDS encoding cupin domain-containing protein: MLVRNLSDCEMFIAGDNTQLRELLHPDKQSVELRYSLAHAQVPVGETSVDHALTTSEVYYLLSGQGDMHINDEVQAVGPGDAIYIPPNARQFIRNTGQEPIVFICIVDPAWRAENETVFKG; the protein is encoded by the coding sequence ATGCTGGTGAGAAATCTGTCGGACTGCGAAATGTTTATCGCAGGGGACAACACCCAACTGCGTGAGCTGTTGCACCCCGATAAGCAGTCCGTTGAGTTGCGCTATAGTCTGGCCCATGCCCAGGTGCCTGTTGGGGAAACCTCTGTGGATCATGCCTTAACCACCTCTGAGGTTTACTACCTGCTCAGTGGCCAGGGAGACATGCACATTAATGATGAGGTTCAAGCAGTAGGGCCGGGGGATGCCATTTACATCCCGCCGAATGCGCGTCAGTTTATTCGCAATACCGGACAGGAACCCATTGTGTTTATCTGCATTGTCGATCCTGCCTGGCGAGCTGAAAATGAAACCGTTTTCAAGGGTTAA